One genomic region from Leptolyngbyaceae cyanobacterium JSC-12 encodes:
- a CDS encoding hypothetical protein (IMG reference gene:2510098070), which produces MDVRDALKFVEQLVYHHTGKYLNDLERDVFVGSWQGQTYEDIYPTNPEYVEKYVGYKLWQKLSTVCGEKVTKKQVRGAVERAWQRHSHTNPVAASSSSQVQHVFISCRYQEPDASLAKQLCEAIAAAGHRACMTAPSHETDWLLQLESNLRQCDYFLVLLSPQAAVSEMVLEELQHAKKLSRDHRDRPLTILPIWVNCPLNLRLTHDLQTFLQDLPCYEWHSPTDTPPLIQVIHHRLNGTPSPPLPVSPSSSSIPYLLNPLPSSPPLPTPTADPELPQGQVRLDSTFYIERVPYEAQCYREILQPGTLIRIKAPRQMGKTSLMSRILLRSREQGYHTVPLSFQQADIGIFASLDALLQWFCGKVARKLRLSHPNHYWTETYGSKDNCTMYFEDCLLSQIESPLVLGLDEVDRIFQYPNIADDFFGLLRAWYEEAGYGGSDSQLWEKLRLVVVHSTEVYIPLDVNQSPFNVGLPIELSEFSPQQVLDLATRHMLNWEMVEIETLMAIAGGHPYLIRLALYHLAQQNLTLPELVRSAATEAGIYGDHLRRHLWNLRQHPELKSAFSRVVNSDDPVELESILAFKLHSLGLVHLQGNDVTPRFNLYRQYFKERL; this is translated from the coding sequence ATGGACGTTCGAGATGCACTAAAATTTGTTGAACAATTGGTTTATCACCACACTGGCAAATACCTGAACGATTTGGAACGAGATGTATTTGTTGGTTCCTGGCAAGGGCAAACCTACGAAGACATTTATCCAACTAATCCAGAGTATGTCGAGAAATACGTGGGTTATAAACTCTGGCAGAAACTTTCAACCGTTTGCGGTGAAAAAGTCACGAAAAAACAGGTACGAGGCGCTGTGGAGCGTGCATGGCAACGGCATTCTCATACCAATCCCGTTGCTGCCAGTTCCTCAAGCCAGGTTCAACACGTTTTCATTAGCTGCCGCTATCAGGAACCTGATGCAAGTCTGGCAAAACAGCTTTGTGAGGCGATCGCAGCTGCCGGGCACCGAGCCTGCATGACTGCCCCCTCTCATGAAACTGATTGGCTCCTTCAATTAGAATCTAACCTGCGTCAATGCGATTACTTTCTGGTGTTGTTATCGCCTCAAGCTGCCGTTAGCGAAATGGTGCTTGAGGAATTGCAACACGCTAAGAAATTGAGTCGCGACCATCGCGATCGCCCCCTCACCATTTTGCCAATCTGGGTCAACTGCCCTCTCAACCTCCGTCTCACCCATGATTTGCAAACCTTCCTGCAAGATCTTCCTTGCTACGAATGGCACTCCCCCACCGATACCCCTCCCTTGATTCAAGTTATTCACCACCGCCTCAACGGCACCCCCTCTCCTCCTCTCCCTGTCTCCCCCTCTTCCTCCTCTATCCCCTATCTTTTAAACCCTCTTCCCTCCTCCCCTCCCCTCCCCACTCCCACTGCCGATCCCGAACTCCCTCAAGGGCAAGTCCGCCTCGACTCTACCTTTTATATTGAACGAGTGCCCTACGAAGCCCAGTGCTACCGAGAGATCTTACAGCCGGGCACCCTGATCCGCATTAAAGCACCCCGTCAGATGGGCAAAACCTCCCTCATGTCGCGCATCCTGCTACGATCGCGAGAGCAAGGCTATCATACCGTTCCACTCAGCTTTCAACAGGCGGACATCGGCATCTTCGCCAGCCTCGATGCTTTATTGCAATGGTTTTGTGGCAAAGTTGCCCGCAAACTGCGCCTCTCCCACCCCAATCACTACTGGACGGAAACTTACGGCAGCAAAGACAACTGCACCATGTATTTTGAAGATTGCCTGCTCTCCCAAATTGAGAGTCCACTGGTGTTGGGGCTGGATGAAGTTGATCGCATCTTTCAATATCCCAACATTGCCGATGACTTTTTTGGGCTATTGCGTGCCTGGTACGAGGAAGCTGGATATGGCGGCAGCGACAGCCAACTGTGGGAAAAGCTGCGCCTAGTTGTAGTGCACTCCACCGAAGTGTATATTCCGCTCGATGTGAATCAATCTCCCTTCAATGTGGGGTTGCCGATTGAACTGTCAGAATTTAGCCCGCAACAAGTCTTAGATTTGGCAACTCGCCACATGCTGAACTGGGAGATGGTTGAGATTGAGACCCTCATGGCGATCGCAGGCGGACACCCCTACCTCATCCGGTTAGCGTTGTATCACCTCGCTCAACAAAACCTCACCCTGCCCGAACTGGTGCGATCAGCTGCCACCGAAGCTGGAATCTATGGCGATCATCTGCGTCGCCACCTCTGGAATTTGCGTCAGCATCCAGAACTCAAGAGTGCCTTCAGCCGCGTTGTCAATAGCGATGATCCCGTTGAACTCGAATCTATCCTCGCCTTTAAACTTCATAGCCTCGGACTTGTTCACCTCCAAGGAAACGATGTTACCCCCCGATTCAACCTGTACCGCCAGTACTTCAAAGAGAGATTGTGA
- a CDS encoding GAF domain-containing protein (IMG reference gene:2510098071~PFAM: GAF domain), whose product MSYLTSSTTFTYKVGGHLPLDAPSYVVRQADRDLYEGLKAGEFCYVLNSRQMGKTSLRVRTLHRLQAEGIVGAAIDLNKIGSQEITPDQWYAGLMRRLVTSFNLSIELRSWLRDREYLSPLQRLSEFIEQVLLESIPEKIVIFIDEIDSILSLGFQTEDFFAFIRACTEYQRLTFALLGVASPSDLIQDKNRTPFNIGRAIELEGFKLSEAEPLIEGLAEKFSHPWKILEAILEWTGGQPFLTQKICKLIHTDDQPMPPISEAEWVEALVRSRLINNWESTDEPPHLKAIRDRLLRIGQRSRGVLDVYQQVLKVGEIEAVDTPEQMELRLSGLVIKQAGKLRISNRIYSTVFNRHWIAKALTDLQADFMQIVTNQEQKLLSMLSVMEGKDFSDILHEILGTITVRMGELLNADRTTIVFIDEEKNDIWSIITRHEGPNLPEIQILANKSSSGLLTHIKTIAGLEDPDKINDYPVYNDLVFPLTNDQHNVVAVVHLVNKLRRSPSLIGSLAERVHPNGFTQSDQRQLEEYAPAILRILARCQECYKLTQRLQASEALTEATRFVSQSSLDSEEIIGRVMEAAKKLMNADRSTLWLIDTATNQLWTKIPFQDGTFKEYRIQIGEGFAGIVAKTREPLNLAFDLYDHPDSDMAKLTDQKTGYRTCSLLCVPVWSPDGELLGVTQLVNKRRQGNFADYDPSQWPQAPECFQASFDSNSEKYMQIFNAQVGIALHNARQFAAMKQQAESHPQSVVLQTLSMLNQVMDNQGFDDILDTTLRSITSKIGKSLCADRTTIFLLDAERNELWSIVAESENSDRSLEIRVPADKGIVGEVARFKKSIIIPYDFYSDPRSATAKEQDKRNQYRTYTMLAIPMLNDRGELIAVVQLINKLKRVHDASSDLSDRIDLQGFTQADEAQFAAKAPLIQMILESFCSYHKTARGQRVAAALMAATRSVSQSSLDPDEILLRVMQAAKDLMDADRSTLWLCDRVTQELWTKIPFADGSSREIRVRIGQGYAGTVAATGQPLNIPFDLYHHPDADTAKRTDQQTGYRTCSLLCMPVFSPDGELIGVTQLVNKKVGTEEVIPTDKQPVPEAFQTSFDETDQKYMQLFNNQVGVILQNAELLAAVRRQEEALRDNTPS is encoded by the coding sequence ATGTCTTACCTCACCTCGTCTACCACATTCACCTACAAAGTTGGCGGTCACCTGCCCCTAGATGCGCCGAGTTACGTGGTTCGCCAAGCTGATCGCGACTTGTATGAAGGCTTGAAGGCGGGCGAATTTTGCTATGTGTTGAACTCGCGGCAGATGGGAAAGACGAGCTTACGGGTGCGAACCTTGCATCGGTTGCAGGCGGAAGGGATTGTGGGCGCGGCAATTGACCTGAACAAAATTGGGAGTCAGGAGATTACGCCGGATCAGTGGTATGCCGGGTTGATGCGTCGCTTAGTGACTAGCTTCAATTTGTCGATTGAGTTACGGAGTTGGTTGCGCGATCGCGAATACTTGTCACCTCTGCAACGCCTTAGCGAATTCATTGAGCAGGTATTACTGGAAAGTATTCCTGAAAAAATCGTGATTTTTATTGATGAAATTGATAGTATTCTCAGTTTGGGATTTCAAACAGAGGACTTTTTTGCCTTTATTCGTGCCTGTACCGAATATCAGCGGTTGACTTTTGCCTTACTGGGCGTAGCATCTCCCTCAGACTTAATCCAAGATAAAAACCGAACTCCCTTTAATATTGGCCGCGCTATTGAATTAGAAGGGTTTAAGCTATCTGAAGCAGAACCACTGATAGAAGGGTTAGCTGAAAAGTTTTCCCATCCCTGGAAAATCCTGGAGGCAATTCTGGAGTGGACAGGCGGGCAACCTTTTTTGACTCAAAAAATTTGCAAACTGATTCATACCGATGACCAGCCAATGCCACCGATTTCAGAAGCTGAATGGGTTGAGGCACTGGTGCGATCGCGCCTGATCAACAACTGGGAATCTACTGATGAACCACCCCACTTAAAAGCGATTCGCGATCGCCTGTTGCGAATTGGACAGCGTAGTCGGGGCGTGCTGGACGTCTATCAACAGGTGCTAAAAGTGGGTGAAATTGAGGCAGTAGATACGCCAGAACAAATGGAACTGCGGCTCTCTGGGCTGGTGATTAAGCAAGCAGGGAAACTCCGCATCAGCAACCGTATCTACAGTACGGTCTTTAACCGCCACTGGATTGCCAAAGCCCTGACCGATTTGCAGGCAGATTTTATGCAAATCGTTACCAATCAGGAGCAAAAATTACTCTCTATGCTCAGCGTCATGGAAGGTAAAGACTTTTCTGATATTCTGCACGAAATTCTTGGCACGATTACTGTGCGAATGGGGGAACTCCTCAACGCCGATCGTACCACCATTGTTTTCATCGATGAAGAGAAGAACGACATCTGGTCTATCATCACCCGGCACGAAGGACCGAACTTGCCAGAAATTCAAATCCTTGCCAACAAAAGCTCTAGTGGACTGCTGACCCATATTAAAACCATAGCGGGATTGGAAGACCCAGACAAGATTAACGACTACCCCGTCTACAACGATTTGGTGTTTCCTCTCACCAACGATCAGCACAATGTAGTGGCCGTAGTACATCTGGTCAATAAATTGCGGCGATCGCCCTCCCTCATAGGTTCCCTGGCAGAGCGCGTCCATCCCAACGGTTTTACCCAATCTGACCAGCGCCAACTAGAGGAATATGCTCCTGCTATTCTCCGCATTCTGGCGCGCTGTCAGGAGTGCTACAAACTCACCCAGCGGCTGCAAGCGTCCGAAGCTCTAACCGAAGCCACCCGTTTCGTTTCTCAAAGCAGCCTGGATTCGGAGGAAATTATTGGGCGTGTGATGGAAGCAGCCAAGAAACTGATGAATGCTGATCGCTCCACACTTTGGCTGATTGATACAGCAACGAATCAACTCTGGACAAAAATTCCGTTTCAAGACGGCACTTTTAAGGAATACCGCATCCAAATTGGCGAGGGGTTTGCTGGCATCGTTGCCAAAACCCGCGAGCCACTGAATCTTGCCTTTGATCTGTATGATCATCCTGATTCGGATATGGCAAAGTTAACAGATCAGAAAACTGGATATCGGACCTGTAGCCTTCTCTGCGTGCCCGTTTGGAGTCCTGATGGGGAATTGTTGGGCGTGACTCAGTTAGTTAACAAACGCCGTCAGGGTAATTTTGCTGACTACGACCCCAGCCAGTGGCCCCAGGCTCCGGAGTGCTTTCAGGCGAGCTTTGATAGCAACAGCGAGAAGTATATGCAAATCTTTAATGCCCAGGTGGGGATTGCGTTGCATAATGCGCGTCAGTTCGCAGCGATGAAGCAACAGGCAGAAAGTCATCCTCAGAGCGTGGTGTTACAAACGCTGTCGATGCTGAACCAGGTGATGGATAACCAGGGATTTGACGATATTTTGGACACAACTCTGCGATCGATTACTTCCAAAATTGGCAAATCGCTGTGTGCCGATCGCACTACGATTTTTTTGCTAGATGCGGAACGCAACGAGTTGTGGTCGATTGTGGCAGAGTCCGAAAACAGCGATCGCTCTCTGGAAATTCGCGTCCCTGCGGACAAAGGCATTGTGGGAGAAGTTGCCCGCTTCAAGAAATCAATCATCATCCCCTATGATTTCTACAGCGACCCCCGCTCTGCCACGGCAAAAGAGCAAGACAAACGCAACCAGTACCGCACCTACACCATGCTGGCAATTCCCATGCTCAACGATCGCGGCGAATTGATTGCTGTGGTGCAGCTGATTAACAAACTGAAGCGGGTGCATGATGCCAGCTCAGACTTGAGCGATCGCATTGATTTACAGGGATTCACCCAAGCTGATGAAGCCCAGTTCGCAGCAAAGGCACCCCTGATTCAAATGATTCTGGAAAGCTTTTGTTCTTATCACAAAACGGCACGAGGGCAGCGAGTCGCGGCGGCACTGATGGCAGCAACTCGTTCTGTCAGCCAGAGCAGTTTAGACCCAGACGAGATTCTGCTGCGCGTGATGCAAGCAGCTAAAGATCTGATGGATGCCGATCGCAGTACCTTATGGCTATGCGATCGGGTGACTCAGGAGTTATGGACAAAAATTCCGTTTGCAGACGGCTCCAGTCGCGAAATTCGAGTTCGGATCGGGCAGGGTTATGCCGGAACCGTTGCCGCAACGGGGCAACCGCTCAATATCCCTTTTGATCTCTACCATCACCCCGATGCCGATACTGCGAAACGCACTGACCAGCAAACAGGCTATCGCACCTGTAGCCTGCTTTGTATGCCAGTATTCAGTCCCGATGGAGAACTCATTGGGGTGACGCAACTGGTTAATAAAAAAGTGGGGACTGAAGAAGTGATTCCAACCGACAAACAGCCTGTTCCAGAAGCATTTCAAACTAGCTTTGATGAAACAGATCAAAAATATATGCAGTTGTTCAACAATCAAGTCGGTGTGATCTTGCAAAATGCCGAACTATTAGCAGCCGTTCGCCGCCAGGAAGAAGCCCTGCGCGATAATACTCCCAGCTAG
- a CDS encoding hypothetical protein (IMG reference gene:2510098072): protein MTGSTGFGKSKQTKQPSKAADKRVAASKQYDKMKSEGLPEFNIFIRIKDNKNWFPVGSLAVNRSSQISRAIFEKEAELLQGAFRLFPVLRKSQNNLEYGYRLKEFSDEPIQLAVRPESGKDNLLQGVISQVQNAFSGLLKKK from the coding sequence ATGACAGGCTCAACTGGATTTGGCAAATCGAAGCAAACGAAGCAACCTTCTAAAGCTGCTGACAAGCGGGTAGCTGCTTCTAAGCAGTATGACAAGATGAAATCAGAAGGATTGCCAGAGTTTAATATTTTCATCCGTATTAAAGATAACAAGAACTGGTTTCCAGTCGGTTCGTTGGCAGTAAATCGCAGTAGCCAGATTAGCCGTGCCATTTTTGAGAAAGAAGCAGAGTTGCTGCAAGGCGCATTTCGCTTGTTTCCGGTGTTACGCAAGAGCCAGAACAACCTGGAGTATGGCTATCGCTTGAAAGAGTTTTCTGATGAGCCAATTCAATTAGCCGTGCGTCCGGAATCTGGCAAGGACAATCTATTGCAGGGTGTGATCTCGCAGGTGCAAAATGCGTTTTCAGGCTTGTTAAAAAAGAAGTAG
- a CDS encoding beta-propeller domain-containing protein, methanol dehydrogenase (IMG reference gene:2510098073~PFAM: Domain of unknown function (DUF477)), producing MKDKLRKDTSMRSLLNQFPRQVRSLHRWLLLAVISLSIVTQLAVASANATSLYEIPALEEDTWVVDKAEILSRSTEGKLNSTLSDLAKDTGYEVHIVTIHRLDYDETAQSFADKLFMRWFPEPEDQANQVVLVIDNLTNNTGIRTGEKVKSVMPDAIATSVAQESVLIPLKDGNKYNQALLGASDRMVAVLSGKEDPGPPEVKDNVMVEGTFASREDTQKSNATVWVIGFLVAATIIPMATYYFYQYMGSR from the coding sequence ATGAAAGATAAGTTGCGAAAAGATACTAGTATGAGAAGCCTCCTCAACCAATTTCCAAGGCAGGTGCGATCGCTCCATCGATGGCTTCTGCTTGCTGTAATCAGCCTATCGATTGTAACCCAGCTTGCAGTAGCTTCTGCCAATGCCACCAGCCTGTATGAAATTCCCGCTCTGGAAGAAGATACTTGGGTCGTTGACAAAGCAGAAATTCTCAGCCGCAGCACTGAAGGTAAACTCAATTCAACCCTATCAGATCTTGCTAAAGACACTGGCTACGAAGTTCATATTGTTACGATTCATCGGTTGGACTACGACGAGACTGCCCAGAGCTTTGCCGATAAACTGTTTATGCGCTGGTTCCCAGAGCCAGAAGATCAGGCAAATCAGGTAGTGCTAGTAATTGATAACCTGACCAACAACACCGGAATTCGCACAGGCGAGAAGGTGAAATCTGTGATGCCGGATGCGATCGCCACCAGCGTTGCCCAAGAAAGCGTGCTGATTCCATTGAAAGATGGCAACAAATACAATCAGGCATTGTTGGGTGCAAGCGATCGCATGGTGGCAGTCCTCTCCGGGAAAGAAGACCCCGGACCACCAGAAGTTAAAGATAATGTTATGGTGGAAGGCACCTTTGCCAGCCGAGAAGACACCCAAAAGAGCAACGCCACAGTTTGGGTCATTGGCTTCCTGGTCGCCGCCACTATCATTCCAATGGCGACTTACTACTTCTACCAATACATGGGATCTCGGTAA
- a CDS encoding Alkaline phosphatase (IMG reference gene:2510098074~PFAM: Alkaline phosphatase; Hemolysin-type calcium-binding repeat (2 copies)), producing MAKNVIIMIGDGMGWEMARAAAIYQQIQAGQTGTSLTDFYTSGVGTGLSFQNLTGYTLATTYGTTIAGSNGVFNTSNVALTGSDSVTGASPVIPGFQFNPAFNPGTTGSGGATVASGAVGNLVGYDPIEGGFFPWDAAYYGGPIPVGFNKEYIKYSYPDSANTATTLYTGVKSYNNAIGVDIFEQPLETILATAALTGRSTGLVTSVPIDHATPGAAAATVNRRAKYDTEFPGLDSILQQELRIYQPTVLLGGGHPLSNTSSPLPEGVEPPRDYGFVTKDTYEYLVANPTNNRYGYTFLERGPNATQTLFQTAATLDPDSGDRLVGLYGARGQNGNLPVSSANGDYSTTGLDMFRLFSTQGLNPDTQRPLLPGETDASFIAREVNENPTLKDLTEAALNILGKDKDGFWLMVEGGDIDWSAHDNHIDNLIGTILDFDKAVASTINWIQANGGWENNLLIVTADHDHYLTLNPDFPLLLQTRGAEALTFDLNSTASGHFWGSNAAVKFGWGNHSNRPVPVYYQGAGSEVLSGFVGQGFESYGFQIPGFVNGVDQSHIYQTMLGAITGSTEKPNITGPQVANAYFIAGPGEDAVIYTGAFDDTIYGGVGTNYIYANNGNNTVYAENEDDLVYTGTGNDTIIVNAGNNTVFAGAGNDYIRAGAGDDVIYAGAGNDDIVVGDGNNYVDAGSGNDVIFTGAGNDTILGGAGDDLIYAGTGNNFINAGTGNDTVVVMPGGINTFVLSAGAGSVTIFNFGAGDKFQLGSGLAVADITLTRSGNDTLVSKGDDLLATLTWTTLNSLPIA from the coding sequence ATGGCTAAGAACGTCATCATCATGATTGGCGACGGCATGGGCTGGGAAATGGCTCGTGCAGCGGCAATCTATCAACAAATACAGGCAGGTCAAACAGGAACATCTCTGACCGATTTCTATACTTCTGGTGTGGGCACTGGACTCAGCTTCCAAAATCTAACTGGCTACACACTGGCTACCACCTATGGCACTACGATCGCAGGTTCCAACGGTGTGTTTAACACAAGCAACGTCGCATTGACGGGTTCCGATTCTGTCACTGGTGCTAGTCCAGTCATTCCTGGCTTTCAATTCAATCCTGCCTTTAACCCTGGAACAACAGGCAGCGGTGGGGCAACTGTTGCGAGCGGGGCAGTCGGAAATCTGGTGGGCTACGACCCAATTGAAGGCGGGTTCTTCCCTTGGGATGCTGCTTACTATGGTGGTCCAATTCCGGTTGGCTTTAATAAAGAATACATCAAGTACAGTTATCCCGATTCAGCAAACACGGCAACTACGCTGTACACTGGTGTGAAGAGCTACAACAACGCGATCGGGGTCGATATTTTTGAGCAACCCCTGGAAACAATTCTGGCAACAGCAGCCCTAACTGGGCGTTCAACTGGACTGGTAACATCTGTTCCCATTGACCACGCCACCCCTGGCGCTGCAGCAGCAACGGTCAATCGTCGCGCTAAATATGACACCGAATTTCCTGGTCTGGATAGCATTCTGCAACAGGAGTTGCGAATTTATCAACCAACAGTATTGCTAGGAGGTGGACATCCCCTATCCAATACGTCCAGTCCCCTTCCCGAGGGCGTTGAACCTCCCCGTGATTATGGATTTGTCACCAAAGACACGTATGAGTATTTAGTGGCAAATCCCACGAATAATCGCTATGGTTATACCTTCTTAGAACGGGGTCCCAATGCCACTCAAACGTTGTTTCAAACGGCTGCAACGCTTGATCCTGATAGCGGCGATCGCCTCGTGGGTTTATATGGCGCACGGGGACAAAATGGCAACCTGCCTGTCAGTTCTGCCAATGGTGACTACAGCACTACTGGGTTAGACATGTTCAGACTCTTCTCCACGCAGGGACTGAACCCCGATACCCAGCGTCCATTGTTGCCGGGAGAAACTGATGCCTCTTTCATTGCCCGGGAAGTCAATGAAAACCCCACACTGAAAGACTTAACGGAAGCGGCTCTCAATATCTTGGGCAAGGATAAGGATGGCTTCTGGCTGATGGTAGAAGGTGGCGATATCGATTGGTCAGCCCACGATAACCACATCGACAACCTAATCGGTACGATACTGGACTTTGATAAAGCAGTTGCTTCAACAATTAACTGGATTCAAGCAAATGGTGGTTGGGAAAATAACCTGCTGATTGTCACCGCAGACCATGACCATTACTTAACCCTCAACCCGGATTTCCCGCTGTTGCTGCAAACCAGAGGTGCAGAAGCCTTAACCTTTGATCTCAACTCAACAGCCTCCGGACACTTCTGGGGATCGAATGCTGCTGTTAAGTTTGGTTGGGGGAACCACTCTAATCGTCCTGTCCCTGTTTACTATCAAGGGGCAGGTTCAGAAGTGTTGTCTGGCTTTGTGGGACAAGGCTTTGAGAGCTATGGTTTCCAAATTCCTGGGTTTGTCAATGGGGTAGATCAAAGCCACATCTATCAAACCATGTTGGGAGCTATCACAGGTTCAACTGAGAAGCCCAACATTACTGGTCCCCAAGTGGCAAATGCTTATTTCATTGCTGGACCTGGTGAAGATGCGGTTATTTACACAGGCGCGTTCGATGACACCATCTACGGCGGAGTTGGGACAAACTACATTTATGCAAACAATGGCAACAATACTGTGTACGCTGAAAATGAAGATGATCTAGTGTACACAGGTACTGGCAATGACACTATCATCGTGAATGCAGGGAATAATACTGTATTCGCTGGTGCTGGCAATGACTACATCCGCGCTGGGGCAGGCGATGATGTGATTTATGCAGGTGCTGGTAACGATGACATTGTGGTTGGCGATGGCAATAACTACGTGGATGCTGGTAGTGGTAATGATGTGATCTTCACCGGTGCTGGAAATGACACCATTTTGGGCGGTGCCGGAGATGACCTGATCTATGCGGGCACTGGCAATAACTTCATTAATGCTGGAACTGGCAATGACACGGTAGTTGTGATGCCAGGTGGGATCAATACATTTGTGTTAAGTGCAGGTGCGGGTTCAGTTACTATTTTCAACTTTGGTGCGGGTGATAAGTTCCAGTTAGGTTCTGGTTTAGCAGTCGCAGATATCACATTAACCCGCAGCGGTAATGATACGTTAGTTAGCAAAGGTGATGATCTACTGGCAACTCTGACTTGGACAACCCTGAATAGCTTACCGATCGCCTAA
- a CDS encoding Alkaline phosphatase (IMG reference gene:2510098075~PFAM: Alkaline phosphatase), translating into MPSNNHVIFFHPDGTSPSHFAAARFVEYGPDGRLNWDKLDRAAVYLGHMQDQLGGTSNAGAVSHATGAKVYAESFGLNQDNSPVTSLAGTVGKTIVQEAVEARKVTALVQSGAIFEPGTAAFVAQVPEITVDGRRIPPRQRTAEIARQVVLSGVDFILGGGEVTLLPVGTAGVHGTAAEYDAISTNPL; encoded by the coding sequence ATGCCAAGCAACAACCATGTCATTTTCTTCCATCCAGATGGAACAAGTCCCTCTCACTTTGCGGCTGCAAGGTTTGTAGAATACGGTCCCGATGGACGGTTAAATTGGGACAAACTTGACCGAGCCGCTGTTTACTTAGGACACATGCAAGACCAGTTGGGTGGTACATCCAATGCAGGAGCTGTTAGCCATGCGACTGGTGCAAAGGTCTATGCAGAATCGTTTGGCTTAAATCAAGACAATTCCCCAGTCACCTCTCTGGCTGGAACAGTTGGCAAGACTATTGTGCAAGAAGCAGTTGAAGCTCGGAAAGTAACTGCTTTAGTGCAATCGGGTGCTATTTTTGAACCGGGAACCGCAGCATTTGTGGCTCAAGTGCCGGAAATTACTGTGGATGGTCGGCGCATCCCACCCCGCCAACGAACTGCTGAGATTGCAAGGCAAGTTGTCCTGTCTGGTGTTGACTTTATCCTAGGTGGTGGAGAAGTAACCCTCCTCCCTGTCGGAACAGCAGGTGTTCATGGAACAGCGGCCGAGTACGATGCTATCAGCACTAACCCTCTCTAG